The Crocosphaera subtropica ATCC 51142 genome includes a window with the following:
- a CDS encoding protein kinase domain-containing protein produces the protein MRCLNCHLDNLPETTQRCPHCGAQVLSLLQEVLPQGTQLRSHTYCLDDAMGKGSFGITYRAHHTALKNPVAIKEFYPVEYVSRNIETKLLIIPAKHRDAYQRSLYRFLEEGQILAKLNHPNVVKVRDLFEERDTAYIVMDLVQGKTLLKELENQPQKKLSPDRIENFIGQLVHALTAIHEAGIYHLDLKPENMILTPDDQLILIDFGAATLASDAKRKRTRSFTECYAAPEIMSGGEVGPESDLFEVGMILHELLTGTLPPPAMKRVLETDTWQPQGLTHPWDMLIVDALRIQRIHRSRTVAQWWELRRQKQENIIRIDQKSLENLQGKFILPLLQQQGMTQKLGRGCIRKVIPVNQNQVLVLEAAGASLLDFNTKIAHWEIDCPTSWGAVSENKNILALVWQQNIYLWDLNQGKLLRQLQGHSKKITDLAFNKDGSLLLSGSLDETLIIWEIQTGRKRHELSEPMGRITAVAFSEDNQFIASGSHTGIVRIWGAISGQEWRCLEGHQMAVESLIFSSDSKLLASAGRDKTIRLWDVTSGKFQQVLEGHQDWVKALSFDKNADYLASASAINDKTIRIWSIDQRQQTQQLQGHRNSIQAIAFCADDRYLISAASDNTIRLWDRDTGKAIKQLKQHTNWVYSVACSADGRWVAIGYNDWTVRLWDIIEQREVNCLEGHESAVSSVAFCPDSQHLISGSWDGTLRVWDILTGKCKRILQGHENWVSCVAVSPNGQWVASGSWDKTVCLWEITNNWPHFKGSKPTRILQGHLEDIEGVAFSPDSQLMASSSNDKTIRIWEVASGQQVQQLEGHKYSVDDVVFSPDGQFIASVSRDKTVRVWHVISGKEIHRFQGHTHYVKCVAFSLDGRYLVSGGKDKMIAIWDLISGELSQLIQGHTNDINSIAFTGDGSFLVSGDNDGVVRLWKLQLGSES, from the coding sequence ATGCGCTGCTTAAACTGCCACCTGGATAACCTTCCCGAAACCACCCAACGCTGTCCCCATTGTGGGGCGCAAGTTCTCTCCTTGTTACAAGAAGTGTTACCCCAAGGCACCCAACTGCGATCGCATACATACTGTTTAGACGATGCTATGGGAAAGGGTAGTTTTGGCATTACCTATCGCGCCCATCATACCGCATTAAAGAATCCTGTCGCCATTAAAGAATTTTATCCCGTTGAATATGTATCTCGAAATATTGAAACCAAACTATTAATTATTCCCGCTAAACATCGAGACGCATACCAAAGAAGTTTATATCGTTTTTTAGAAGAAGGGCAGATATTAGCCAAGTTAAATCATCCCAATGTGGTTAAAGTAAGGGACTTATTTGAAGAAAGAGATACTGCTTATATTGTCATGGACTTAGTACAGGGCAAAACCTTATTAAAAGAATTAGAAAATCAGCCCCAAAAAAAACTATCCCCTGACAGAATAGAAAATTTCATTGGACAATTAGTTCATGCCTTAACTGCCATTCACGAAGCCGGTATTTATCATCTGGATCTTAAACCAGAAAATATGATCTTAACTCCTGACGATCAATTAATTTTAATTGATTTTGGAGCAGCCACTTTAGCTAGTGATGCTAAACGAAAAAGAACTCGTTCTTTTACCGAATGTTACGCAGCCCCGGAAATCATGTCAGGGGGAGAAGTTGGACCAGAAAGTGATCTCTTTGAAGTAGGAATGATTCTCCATGAACTATTAACAGGAACCTTACCCCCACCAGCCATGAAGCGTGTTTTAGAAACCGATACCTGGCAACCTCAAGGGTTAACTCATCCCTGGGATATGTTAATCGTTGATGCCTTGAGAATTCAAAGAATCCATCGCAGTCGAACTGTCGCCCAATGGTGGGAATTACGAAGGCAAAAACAAGAAAATATCATTAGAATTGACCAAAAAAGTCTCGAAAACTTACAAGGAAAATTTATATTACCTTTATTACAACAGCAAGGAATGACTCAGAAATTGGGGCGAGGTTGTATTAGAAAAGTGATTCCTGTTAATCAAAATCAGGTTTTAGTTTTAGAAGCAGCAGGAGCCTCCTTATTAGATTTTAATACTAAAATTGCTCACTGGGAAATTGACTGTCCCACGTCCTGGGGAGCCGTTAGTGAGAATAAAAACATATTAGCCTTAGTGTGGCAACAAAACATCTATTTATGGGATTTGAATCAGGGAAAGTTATTAAGACAATTACAAGGTCATTCCAAGAAAATAACGGATCTCGCATTTAACAAAGATGGCTCTTTATTACTGTCAGGAAGTCTCGATGAAACTTTAATTATCTGGGAAATTCAAACAGGAAGAAAACGTCATGAATTATCTGAACCAATGGGACGCATAACCGCCGTTGCTTTCAGTGAAGATAATCAATTTATTGCTTCTGGTTCCCATACAGGAATCGTGAGAATTTGGGGAGCCATATCTGGTCAAGAATGGCGGTGTTTAGAAGGCCATCAAATGGCAGTAGAAAGCTTAATTTTTAGCTCAGATAGTAAACTCTTAGCCTCAGCAGGACGGGATAAAACCATTCGTTTATGGGACGTTACGTCAGGAAAATTTCAACAAGTCTTAGAAGGTCATCAGGACTGGGTCAAAGCATTGAGTTTTGATAAAAATGCCGATTATTTAGCTTCTGCATCGGCCATTAATGATAAAACTATTCGTATTTGGTCTATTGACCAACGACAACAAACCCAACAACTACAAGGCCATCGTAACAGTATTCAAGCGATCGCTTTTTGTGCTGATGATCGTTATTTGATCTCAGCAGCATCTGACAACACTATCCGTCTCTGGGACCGAGACACCGGAAAAGCGATCAAACAACTCAAACAACACACCAATTGGGTGTATAGTGTAGCCTGTAGTGCGGACGGTCGTTGGGTAGCTATTGGATACAATGACTGGACTGTGCGCCTTTGGGATATCATTGAACAACGGGAAGTTAATTGTCTCGAAGGTCATGAAAGTGCTGTTTCTAGTGTGGCCTTTTGTCCTGATAGTCAACACCTCATCTCTGGGAGTTGGGATGGAACTCTCAGAGTCTGGGATATTCTCACAGGAAAATGTAAACGCATTTTACAAGGTCATGAAAACTGGGTCAGTTGTGTTGCAGTGAGTCCTAACGGTCAATGGGTGGCCTCTGGGAGTTGGGATAAAACTGTTTGTCTTTGGGAAATTACTAATAATTGGCCTCATTTTAAAGGGAGTAAACCCACTCGCATTTTACAAGGCCACTTAGAAGATATTGAAGGGGTTGCTTTTAGTCCTGATAGTCAATTAATGGCTAGTTCTAGTAATGATAAAACGATTAGAATTTGGGAAGTTGCATCCGGTCAACAAGTGCAACAATTAGAAGGTCATAAATATAGTGTTGACGATGTGGTTTTTAGTCCCGATGGTCAATTTATTGCTTCCGTGAGTCGAGATAAAACGGTGAGAGTTTGGCACGTTATTTCGGGTAAAGAAATTCATCGCTTTCAAGGTCATACCCATTATGTGAAATGTGTAGCATTTAGTTTAGACGGTCGTTATTTAGTTTCTGGGGGAAAAGATAAAATGATTGCTATTTGGGATCTCATTTCAGGAGAATTGAGTCAATTAATTCAAGGTCATACGAATGATATTAATAGCATTGCTTTTACTGGAGATGGTTCCTTTTTAGTCTCTGGGGATAATGATGGCGTGGTGAGGTTATGGAAATTACAGTTAGGCAGTGAAAGTTAG